DNA sequence from the Candidatus Poribacteria bacterium genome:
ATATCATTCTCGCCGGTATTAGTACAATGTTCGTGTCGATGACGCTCGGTTCCATCTTTCGCGCCGGTGGCGACACAATCACCCCGATGGTGGTGCTGATTTTCGCAACACTGATTAACATTGTGCTTGATCCGTTACTGATCTTCGGTTTATGGGGATTTCCAAAACTCGGAGTCGCAGGTTCGGCGTATGCGACGCTTATCGGGCGCGGCGCGAGCGTATTTATCCTACTTTATCTCTGTTGGAGTGGACGCGCCCCTGTTTCATTTCGGAGTGTTCGGTATCAGGTAGATTTCGTGGAGATGCTTGACATTTTAAGACTCGGCGTTTACAGTTCTATGCAAGGGTTTTGGCGGCATATTTCGCGACTCGGTTTCCTGTGGGTCATCGGACCTTACGGAAAGACCGTCGTTGCGGCATATACGATTTGTATGCGGCTTCGGATCCTCGTAATGAATCCCGGCTTCGGCATTGCAAACGCTGTTGTTCCCTTAGTCGGACAGAATTTAGGGGCGAATCAGATAGAACGCGCTGAGAGCTCAACACGAGTAGCGAACCTTTTAGGTGCTGCAATCATGGCAGTCATCGGTGCTGTTTTCTTCCTTTTCCCAGAGACATTCATCCGGATTTTCACACCGGAAACGGGTGTTATTGAGATCGGTATCACTTATCTACGATTTCTGTCTCCGACGTTCGGATTCATCGCCTTTTCGCTCATCTTAGGAAGAGCACTCAACGGTGCCGGAGATACGTTCTCTCCGATGGTGATTACGCTCGCCGCACAGGTCGTCATCGGTTTGGGACTCGTGATTCTACTTTCACACTTCATCGGTCTTAATGGCGTTTGGTCAGGCATCGCCCTCTCAAACGTTGTGCAAGGCATCGCAATGTGGTTTTGGTACAGTACCGGAAGATGGAAGGGAATAAAAATTGTTAAAAAGAAACCAAAAGTAGCGTAGGACAGTAAATATATCCTACAAAAAATTCAGGAGGAGTTGGCGAATGATGGACACCTATAAGGGTTACGTAAATCCACAATTGGTTATCTCTGCTGAGGAATTGAAAGGCACACTCGGCGATCAAATATTTTGCATCGTTGATACACGACCGACGTATGAATACATCCGCGGACACATCCCGGGGGCACTTCATTTGGATTTGTTCGGTTTAAGCCTTATTGATACTCGGAAAGAGACGTTCGATGCCTTTATGTGGATGATAGCATACCTCTTTCAGCAACGCGGTCTTGATCCGAGTAAACCGATTGTATGGTATGAAGACATATCGGGAACGCGCGCCTCGCGCGGGTTCTGGTTCTGCGAATACTTAGGGCATCCCGAAACCCGTCTGTTAGATGGTGGTTTCAAGGCGTGGCTGTCAGCAGATGGACCTATTAGTACAGCAGGGGCTGAACCCCCCGAGGTCCCACCTTTTCCGATAAATGCGCAACACGATATACACATGGATGCTGATGTGATCCGTGTCCTGTTAAACCGGAGCGACTTTGTTCCGCTTGATACACGCACTGACGATGAACACTACGGTAGGGTTGCCCGTGCAGAACGTGCAGGTGCTATTCCGGGTTCTATCCACATTGAATGGCTCAATAATCTTGACGAAGCGGGGGCATTCAAATCTGCTGATGAACTCAGAGAGATGTATGAAGCCGTCGGTATTACACCGGAAAAACAGGTTATGTGCTACTGACAGGGAGGCTACCGCTCTTCCCAAGCCTATTTGGCATTGCGGCTCTTGGGGTATCCAAAAGTCAGCAACTATATAGGCTCATGGAAAGAGTGGGGTGACCGGCTGGATCTGCCGGTCGAAATTCCTCAAGCTTAGTGTTTACAACGCGCGGCGCGTGTTTATCACTTTAGCGACTTCAACCGGGCATTCATGCGGTAGATAATGCCCGGCGCTGGGTATCCATACCCACTGAATATTCGGATTGGACGGAATGCACAACTTCTGCTCAGTTAAATCATTTCGTCCCAGACTCCCAAAAACTTCACAGATAGGGATGCGTGCCTGCTCCAGGTAGGCGTAGGCATCGGAATTTTTGACAGATTCCCAAAAACCGTGCCAAATTTCAGATTTAAAGCGATTTCGCGTCTCTTTTGCTTTCTCCTGAATCTCGGCAATAGTGGACTGAGACAGTGAACCGTAAAACCGTCCGGTATCGAAAGCACTCCCTGCAGCTGAAAGGCGCGTCCATCCCTCCAGCAGCACAAGTCCAACAACACACGATGAGCGTCTGGCGACTTCCATTGCTACCATACCCCCCAGACTGTGACCAACGATCATCCATTCTTGAATTCCCAAATGGTCTACAAGGTCCAACACATCATTAGCAAGACAGCCTAATGTAAACGGTTTTGTTGGCACAGAACTCCGTCCATGTCCACGAAAATCGAGAGCGATGCAACGCTGCTCACACGGTAATTTTTTAATCACCCGTGTCCAATCCGATGCGTCACATCCAGTCCCGTGTAAGAAGAGCAGTGGCTGTCCCAATCCTCCTGAATCAAAGTAAGCCATCTCTCCCCAACAGGTTGCAATTGTTGCCATAGCAGTGTGTCCTGACGAAGGATGGTACTTACTGTTCTACGTCGTTAAATTCCAAATCCGCGCAGCTGTTCCGCCGAGAATCTCATCTTTATTATTATCTGTCAAGGATGGAAGTCCTTCGCGAATGAGTTGGAGTTCCTGCGCTAAAGAGGGCCAGTTGTGTTTTTGTCTGTGATGACCGGGATAGCCTGTCCCCCACACCGTCCGCTCTGCACCGAAAACCGATAGCAACTTCTCAATAAACGGATGCACGTCTGCATAAGGAAACGCTTGCTGCGAACGTCCAGCGACATCCGATAGTTTCAAGTGGACGTTGTCGTAACGTGCCAGTTCCACGATGGGTTGAAACGCCGCTTCCTCGGCATCTATCTGTGGGTACCCCATGTGATCAAGAATAAGTTTCAGATGGGGATATCGTTGTGCAATAACGGCGACCTGATCAGCGAACTCAGCGCGTAGATGAAATTGGATGATGGCA
Encoded proteins:
- a CDS encoding amidohydrolase family protein; protein product: MIVDTHVHIWEIDPPKYPVGPTAPTWNSYPDEPGTADELLAEMDAHDVDWTVLVQTSWSTWDNGYIADSVARFPDRFIGHGLIDPQDPNNAEQVRYWIKERGLVGFRFHPMYYPDEKILLTEQNGPMWEEIAALDAIIQFHLRAEFADQVAVIAQRYPHLKLILDHMGYPQIDAEEAAFQPIVELARYDNVHLKLSDVAGRSQQAFPYADVHPFIEKLLSVFGAERTVWGTGYPGHHRQKHNWPSLAQELQLIREGLPSLTDNNKDEILGGTAARIWNLTT
- a CDS encoding MATE family efflux transporter, producing the protein MRKTRGDLTRGSLLRHLLRLSGPIILSYMLQEAFNIVDMIFVGRLGAGAIAAVGVSGNLIRLIGVFSLGISTGTGIMVAQYLGARNLAQAEHIALQSILLAVFFSIGVTFVGYPLAEQGLLAVRMVDPEVLRLGTTYMHIILAGISTMFVSMTLGSIFRAGGDTITPMVVLIFATLINIVLDPLLIFGLWGFPKLGVAGSAYATLIGRGASVFILLYLCWSGRAPVSFRSVRYQVDFVEMLDILRLGVYSSMQGFWRHISRLGFLWVIGPYGKTVVAAYTICMRLRILVMNPGFGIANAVVPLVGQNLGANQIERAESSTRVANLLGAAIMAVIGAVFFLFPETFIRIFTPETGVIEIGITYLRFLSPTFGFIAFSLILGRALNGAGDTFSPMVITLAAQVVIGLGLVILLSHFIGLNGVWSGIALSNVVQGIAMWFWYSTGRWKGIKIVKKKPKVA
- a CDS encoding alpha/beta hydrolase, translating into MATIATCWGEMAYFDSGGLGQPLLFLHGTGCDASDWTRVIKKLPCEQRCIALDFRGHGRSSVPTKPFTLGCLANDVLDLVDHLGIQEWMIVGHSLGGMVAMEVARRSSCVVGLVLLEGWTRLSAAGSAFDTGRFYGSLSQSTIAEIQEKAKETRNRFKSEIWHGFWESVKNSDAYAYLEQARIPICEVFGSLGRNDLTEQKLCIPSNPNIQWVWIPSAGHYLPHECPVEVAKVINTRRAL